A part of Roseofilum casamattae BLCC-M143 genomic DNA contains:
- the gnd gene encoding decarboxylating NADP(+)-dependent phosphogluconate dehydrogenase produces MTQPSFGLIGLAVMGENLALNVERNGFPVTVYNRTYAKTEEFMATRAQGKNFLAARDLKEFVQKLDRPRKILIMVKAGKPVDAVIDSLKPLLEEGDTIIDGGNSLYEDTERRTEDLEASKLGFVGMGVSGGEEGALNGPSLMPGGTPAAYKELEPILTKIAAQVDDGPCVTFIGKGGAGHYVKMVHNGIEYGDMQLIAEAYDLLKNGLGLTNPELHQVFSEWNETEELNSFLIEITRDIFTQIDPETKQHLIDLIVDAAGQKGTGRWTVVTSLELGVSIPTITAAVNARIISSYKEERVTASQELTGPSGKYDGDIAAFIPKVRDALYCSKICSYAQGMALLATASQEFGYDLNLSEISRIWKGGCIIRAGFLDKIKVAFKENPSLPNLLLAPEFKQTILDRQQAWRDVLALAAQLGIPVPAFSASLDYFDSYRRAVLPQNLTQAQRDYFGAHTYERIDRPRGEFFHTQWMS; encoded by the coding sequence ATGACACAGCCAAGTTTTGGTCTAATTGGCCTTGCTGTTATGGGTGAAAACCTCGCCCTGAACGTAGAGAGGAATGGATTTCCCGTAACGGTCTATAACCGCACCTATGCCAAAACTGAGGAGTTTATGGCAACGCGCGCCCAAGGTAAAAATTTCCTCGCCGCTCGGGATCTGAAAGAGTTTGTGCAAAAACTCGATCGCCCTCGCAAAATATTGATTATGGTCAAAGCAGGAAAACCTGTGGATGCGGTTATCGATAGCCTCAAGCCATTGCTCGAAGAAGGCGACACGATCATCGATGGTGGAAACTCATTGTATGAAGACACCGAACGCCGTACCGAAGACCTAGAAGCGAGCAAGCTAGGTTTTGTCGGCATGGGAGTGAGCGGAGGGGAAGAAGGCGCGCTCAACGGCCCGAGTTTAATGCCTGGCGGAACTCCGGCAGCCTATAAAGAGTTAGAGCCAATTTTGACGAAAATTGCGGCCCAAGTCGATGACGGTCCTTGCGTCACATTTATTGGCAAGGGGGGCGCCGGCCATTACGTGAAAATGGTTCACAATGGCATTGAATATGGCGATATGCAATTAATTGCGGAAGCTTACGATCTGCTGAAAAATGGGTTAGGCTTGACCAATCCAGAACTGCATCAAGTCTTTTCAGAATGGAATGAAACTGAGGAGTTAAATTCCTTCTTAATTGAAATTACTCGGGATATTTTTACCCAAATTGACCCGGAAACCAAGCAACATCTGATCGATCTGATTGTTGATGCTGCCGGTCAAAAAGGTACGGGCCGCTGGACGGTGGTGACCTCTTTAGAGCTGGGAGTGAGCATTCCCACCATCACCGCAGCCGTTAATGCCCGGATTATTTCGTCTTACAAAGAAGAACGGGTTACCGCCTCCCAAGAGTTAACCGGACCGAGTGGGAAATACGACGGCGATATTGCTGCGTTTATTCCGAAAGTTCGCGACGCGCTCTATTGCTCGAAAATCTGTTCTTATGCTCAAGGAATGGCGCTGCTAGCGACAGCTTCTCAGGAGTTTGGCTACGATCTCAATCTGAGCGAAATTTCCCGCATTTGGAAAGGGGGCTGTATTATTCGCGCCGGATTCTTGGATAAAATTAAAGTGGCCTTTAAGGAGAATCCCAGCTTGCCGAACTTACTCCTGGCTCCTGAATTCAAGCAAACTATTTTAGACCGGCAACAAGCCTGGCGGGATGTGTTAGCTCTGGCCGCTCAGTTAGGGATACCGGTTCCGGCATTTAGTGCCTCTTTGGATTACTTTGATAGTTATCGTCGGGCTGTATTGCCGCAAAATTTGACTCAAGCCCAACGAGATTACTTTGGGGCCCATACCTACGAGCGCATTGACCGTCCCAGAGGGGAGTTTTTCCATACTCAATGGATGAGCTAG
- a CDS encoding Ycf66 family protein, with the protein MAKILALAVGLGSFAFYMAFFFFPEVYRRKSDFIWSGLGFLYALTLWFCAGRFTGAVMLGQMAAVPLLLALGWETLSLRRQVAPTSEQTPIDTNALTANGFGIFNRFFNKSSAPEVSVPATEPTAPEEVTAAEDSSSQEVTSAPTPDEQAPELETKEVAPASIEEASREEVSAEDVSTEETSAEEVSIEEASREEVSAEDVSTEETSAEEASIEETSTEEVNTEEVNETEPRIEETPEVEAEESNSELENVVLDEESQSVLDEIVDEEPKEVAEERKLPQLQSKTLSGFLNVFNNLRSRFGKSTPPTTPAPEPESAAVEETDELDEQLDALPDTESLDAEQPDALPDTPMKETSDNLSEGEEPETHESVADSAEAIEEEIIAPTPSESENEETEVEENSQSPEPSEEANAEMETEEVQNSVDSDGFDSEEEGTEAAEEPTEMTSEPELQAEPTIAPEGTDAEIVENSLSVEEEAEVELSGEPEITEESAANSKPISSRSKSSRRKKRKS; encoded by the coding sequence ATGGCAAAGATTCTGGCATTGGCTGTTGGCTTGGGCAGTTTTGCTTTTTATATGGCATTTTTCTTCTTTCCAGAGGTCTATCGTCGGAAAAGCGATTTTATCTGGAGTGGCTTGGGCTTTTTATATGCGTTGACGTTATGGTTTTGTGCGGGACGCTTTACGGGAGCCGTGATGCTGGGACAAATGGCGGCAGTGCCATTGCTGCTGGCTTTGGGTTGGGAAACTTTGAGCTTGCGCCGCCAGGTTGCCCCGACGAGCGAGCAAACTCCAATCGATACTAATGCTTTAACTGCAAATGGGTTCGGAATTTTTAATCGTTTCTTTAATAAGTCTTCGGCTCCGGAAGTGTCTGTGCCGGCGACGGAGCCAACAGCACCAGAAGAGGTGACGGCTGCGGAGGATTCGAGTTCTCAGGAGGTGACTTCAGCTCCGACCCCTGACGAGCAAGCTCCAGAACTAGAAACCAAAGAGGTTGCACCAGCTAGCATTGAAGAGGCGAGCAGGGAAGAGGTCAGTGCTGAGGACGTTAGCACTGAAGAGACTAGTGCGGAAGAGGTCAGCATTGAAGAGGCGAGTAGGGAAGAGGTCAGTGCTGAGGACGTTAGTACCGAAGAGACTAGCGCGGAAGAGGCCAGCATTGAAGAGACTAGCACGGAAGAGGTCAATACTGAAGAGGTAAATGAGACTGAGCCAAGGATTGAGGAGACTCCAGAAGTCGAGGCAGAGGAAAGTAATTCCGAATTAGAGAATGTTGTACTAGATGAAGAATCTCAGTCCGTGTTGGATGAGATTGTGGACGAGGAACCAAAAGAGGTAGCAGAAGAGAGGAAACTGCCTCAGCTACAGTCGAAAACCTTATCGGGATTTTTGAATGTATTTAATAATCTGCGATCGCGCTTCGGTAAGTCAACTCCCCCAACAACACCAGCTCCAGAACCCGAGTCTGCTGCGGTTGAGGAAACGGACGAACTCGACGAACAACTAGACGCATTACCGGATACAGAATCACTCGATGCCGAACAACCGGATGCATTACCCGATACTCCGATGAAAGAGACTTCTGACAATCTATCGGAAGGCGAGGAACCAGAGACCCACGAGTCCGTGGCTGACTCAGCAGAAGCAATCGAGGAAGAAATTATCGCTCCTACCCCGTCAGAATCGGAAAATGAAGAAACAGAAGTAGAAGAAAATTCTCAGAGTCCAGAGCCTTCGGAAGAGGCAAATGCGGAGATGGAAACTGAGGAGGTGCAGAATAGCGTCGATTCCGACGGTTTCGACTCTGAAGAGGAGGGAACCGAAGCCGCAGAAGAGCCAACAGAAATGACTTCGGAGCCTGAGCTACAAGCGGAGCCTACGATCGCACCTGAAGGAACTGATGCAGAGATCGTAGAAAATAGTCTTTCAGTCGAAGAGGAAGCCGAGGTTGAACTGAGTGGGGAGCCAGAGATAACCGAAGAGTCAGCAGCAAATAGTAAACCAATATCAAGCCGGTCGAAGTCGAGCCGGCGAAAAAAGCGCAAGTCTTGA
- the rpmF gene encoding 50S ribosomal protein L32 produces MAVPKKKTSKTKRNQRRAVWKRKAALEAQKAMSLGKSILTGRSNFVYPSDEDEEE; encoded by the coding sequence ATGGCTGTTCCAAAGAAGAAAACCTCTAAAACCAAACGCAATCAGCGCCGAGCGGTCTGGAAACGCAAAGCTGCGCTGGAAGCTCAGAAAGCAATGTCTCTGGGTAAGTCCATTCTGACCGGACGTTCTAACTTTGTCTATCCTTCCGATGAAGACGAAGAAGAGTAG
- a CDS encoding caspase family protein has protein sequence MGKTRAIAIGINQYHNFQPLRYAQHDARVFYDFFTYQAGLSNNPCWLLGDVSPPIDGTSTYPERATLENWIDRLGSDRNFALASDDVLWFFFSGYGCSIDGQDYLMPIDGDPNQVTSTGIAIEWVLHSLKSLPTQNLLVVLDINRASSLQIGGLLGNQTVNLAREWQIPTLLSCQPGQFSQETLELRQGLFTAALLEGLRSGQCSTLASLDAYLQRRLVELSDRHNRPNQQALMVVNPPSQVHRVILPAEDDLILDRELEEMASDAAPGANASTISQPPPIPQTTSTQISKPMEPDKQPQSQDPKSNDEDAQFWRLLILAWGGIALILIGGVFLRNRTAFTAADGNPTPPGPEATPSEVVVIPAPAPAGEPVNPEPVAANPEPVAVNPEIPPVPTAPLVAEVVEAPPAPTLAGVSRVLGSQQASLYLKAIEEAQQISPDDPLYSEAQGKIELWSQAILDIATGRAAQGKFTNAIAAANLVPEEVSVYAEAQSAIALWQQQGAQSTANYQIIQNAKSKIKPDQASLYNQAIAEVMAIPPDQPQAAQAQKLANQWSSEILKIAYRRLPKQGPAAAISVAQLVPKNTAAYTEAQQAIAVWKTRS, from the coding sequence ATGGGAAAAACCAGAGCGATCGCTATTGGCATCAATCAATATCATAACTTTCAGCCATTACGTTATGCCCAGCACGATGCTCGAGTATTCTATGATTTTTTCACCTACCAAGCCGGACTATCGAACAATCCCTGCTGGCTGCTCGGCGATGTGTCGCCACCGATTGACGGTACATCAACCTATCCAGAGCGCGCTACCCTAGAGAACTGGATCGATCGCCTCGGCAGCGATCGCAACTTTGCCCTTGCCTCAGACGATGTTCTCTGGTTCTTCTTCAGCGGTTATGGATGCAGCATCGACGGGCAGGACTACCTAATGCCCATCGACGGCGACCCCAACCAAGTTACCAGCACCGGGATTGCGATCGAATGGGTATTGCACTCGCTCAAATCCTTACCGACGCAAAACCTACTCGTGGTTTTAGATATCAATCGCGCCTCCAGCTTACAAATTGGCGGATTATTGGGCAACCAAACTGTTAATCTGGCCCGAGAATGGCAAATTCCAACTCTTCTTTCCTGTCAACCGGGTCAATTTTCCCAAGAGACCTTAGAATTACGACAAGGGTTATTTACGGCGGCATTGCTGGAAGGATTGCGATCGGGTCAATGCAGTACGCTAGCGAGTTTAGATGCTTATCTACAACGTCGGCTAGTGGAATTGAGCGATCGCCACAACCGGCCCAATCAACAAGCACTAATGGTCGTCAATCCTCCGAGCCAAGTTCATCGGGTAATTTTACCTGCTGAAGACGATCTAATCCTAGATCGAGAACTGGAGGAGATGGCATCAGATGCTGCCCCAGGGGCAAACGCATCAACCATTTCTCAGCCACCCCCCATTCCCCAGACAACCTCAACTCAAATCAGTAAGCCTATGGAACCTGACAAACAACCCCAATCCCAAGACCCCAAATCCAATGACGAAGATGCACAATTTTGGCGATTGCTTATTCTCGCTTGGGGAGGCATTGCCCTGATTTTGATTGGGGGAGTCTTTTTACGCAACCGAACGGCGTTCACAGCGGCTGACGGCAACCCGACTCCCCCCGGGCCAGAAGCAACTCCTTCGGAAGTCGTGGTGATTCCGGCTCCAGCCCCTGCGGGAGAACCGGTAAATCCCGAGCCAGTGGCGGCTAATCCGGAGCCGGTGGCGGTTAATCCGGAAATTCCCCCCGTCCCCACAGCTCCTCTGGTGGCTGAAGTGGTGGAAGCACCACCGGCTCCAACATTGGCGGGAGTCAGCCGGGTGTTAGGGTCGCAACAAGCTTCCTTATACCTGAAGGCCATTGAAGAAGCCCAACAAATTTCCCCGGACGATCCGCTCTATTCGGAGGCGCAAGGGAAAATTGAGCTATGGAGCCAGGCCATTTTAGACATTGCCACTGGGCGAGCAGCTCAGGGTAAGTTTACTAATGCGATCGCAGCGGCGAATTTAGTCCCTGAGGAAGTTTCGGTCTATGCCGAAGCTCAAAGTGCCATCGCCCTCTGGCAACAACAAGGCGCGCAATCGACAGCCAACTACCAAATCATCCAAAACGCGAAGAGCAAGATTAAGCCCGATCAAGCTTCCCTGTATAATCAGGCGATCGCGGAAGTGATGGCGATTCCCCCGGATCAACCCCAAGCAGCTCAAGCGCAAAAACTGGCGAATCAATGGAGCAGCGAGATTCTCAAGATTGCCTATCGTCGCTTGCCCAAGCAAGGTCCAGCCGCAGCGATCTCCGTGGCTCAACTAGTGCCGAAAAATACAGCGGCTTATACAGAGGCGCAACAGGCGATCGCCGTTTGGAAAACTCGTTCGTAA